The Nostoc sp. 'Lobaria pulmonaria (5183) cyanobiont' genome window below encodes:
- the trpE gene encoding anthranilate synthase component I, protein MVFPDFSEFSQLALQGNFIPVYQEWVADLDTPVSAWYKVCAGQPYSFLLESIEGGEKLGRYSLVGCDPVWVLEARGDRTTQKNRDGSQVVFTGDPFTALAECLAPYHPVKLPKLPPGIGGLFGFWGYELIQWIEPRVPIYPPDERNIPDGLWMQVDHLLIFDQVKRKIWAVAYADLRDPKVDLKAAYQQAGDLVTQMLEKLSLPLSPQKTRLEWKPPGSRGAEEQGSRGAEEYQSNFTRPDFCASVQKAKDHIKAGDIFQVVISQRLSTTYTGDPFALYRSLRQINPSPYMAYFNFQDWQIIGSSPEVMVKAETDADGGIIATVRPIAGTRPRGKTTKEDAAFAEDLLQDPKEIAEHVMLVDLGRNDLGRVCQSGSVKVDELMVVERYSHVMHIVSNVVGKLAVGKTAWDLLKASFPAGTVSGAPKIRAMEIIHELESSRRGVYSGVYGYYDFEGQLNTAIAIRTMVVHDNTVSVQAGAGLVADSEPEKEYEETLNKARGLLEAIRCLR, encoded by the coding sequence ATGGTATTCCCCGATTTCTCCGAATTTTCTCAGCTAGCTCTACAAGGCAACTTCATTCCGGTATATCAAGAATGGGTAGCGGACTTAGATACGCCCGTATCTGCTTGGTATAAAGTCTGTGCGGGTCAGCCCTATAGCTTTTTGTTGGAATCGATAGAAGGTGGTGAAAAGCTGGGACGCTATAGTTTAGTGGGCTGCGATCCGGTGTGGGTTTTGGAAGCAAGGGGCGATCGCACGACTCAGAAAAACCGCGATGGTTCGCAGGTGGTTTTTACAGGCGACCCTTTTACAGCTTTAGCCGAATGTTTAGCACCTTATCACCCAGTGAAATTACCAAAGCTACCGCCAGGAATTGGCGGTTTATTTGGGTTTTGGGGCTATGAATTGATTCAATGGATTGAGCCGCGTGTGCCAATTTATCCACCAGATGAGCGAAATATACCTGATGGGTTGTGGATGCAGGTAGACCACCTGTTGATTTTTGACCAGGTGAAGCGGAAAATTTGGGCGGTCGCCTATGCTGATTTACGCGACCCGAAAGTAGATTTAAAAGCAGCATATCAACAAGCAGGCGATCTCGTCACTCAAATGCTCGAAAAGCTATCTCTACCTCTATCGCCACAAAAAACTCGATTGGAATGGAAACCGCCAGGGAGTAGGGGAGCAGAGGAGCAGGGGAGCAGAGGCGCAGAGGAGTATCAGAGTAATTTTACCCGCCCTGATTTTTGTGCCAGTGTCCAAAAGGCCAAAGACCATATTAAAGCAGGCGATATTTTTCAAGTAGTAATTTCCCAGCGACTATCAACAACATACACAGGCGACCCTTTTGCCCTTTATCGGTCGCTACGTCAGATAAATCCTTCGCCTTACATGGCCTACTTTAACTTCCAAGATTGGCAAATCATCGGTTCCAGTCCGGAAGTGATGGTGAAAGCCGAAACCGATGCAGATGGTGGAATAATAGCGACGGTACGCCCAATTGCTGGGACGCGTCCACGGGGTAAAACCACTAAGGAAGATGCAGCCTTCGCTGAAGATTTACTCCAAGACCCCAAGGAAATTGCCGAACACGTGATGCTTGTGGATTTAGGGCGGAATGATTTGGGGCGTGTTTGTCAAAGTGGTAGCGTCAAAGTTGATGAATTAATGGTGGTTGAACGCTACTCCCATGTGATGCACATTGTTAGCAATGTTGTGGGGAAATTAGCAGTTGGTAAAACAGCATGGGATTTACTGAAAGCTTCCTTCCCAGCAGGTACGGTAAGCGGCGCACCCAAGATTAGGGCGATGGAAATTATCCACGAGTTAGAGTCTAGTCGTCGGGGTGTTTATTCGGGTGTGTATGGATATTACGATTTTGAAGGGCAATTAAATACTGCGATCGCAATTCGCACAATGGTAGTGCATGATAATACGGTCAGCGTACAAGCCGGTGCAGGTTTGGTAGCTGATTCTGAGCCAGAGAAAGAATATGAAGAGACGCTGAATAAAGCTAGAGGTCTATTAGAGGCGATTCGTTGTTTACGTTAA
- a CDS encoding chlorophyll a/b binding light-harvesting protein, whose translation MTAVIEDSPYKQQIPDVGWWAGNFRLTNLSGKLLGAHVAHSALILLWAGGMTLFELSRFNPNEPMYEQGLIILPHLATLGLGVGAGGQVISTYPYFVISVLHLIPSVILAAGGIYHSLLGPEVLQDNPTWAGFFGYDWKDKDKMTTILGIHLTLLGLGALALVAKAMFWGGLFDPWAAGGGDVRVINHPTLNPFRIFGYLFGAWGPDGLAAVDNLEDVVGGHIWVGLMLIGGGIFHILTKPFAWARRVLIYSGEAYLSYSIGAVAYMGFLAAYFASVNNTVYPEVFYGPVKAIETSVGIVSARGWLVTFHFVLALIFLLGHIWHALRARAIAAGFDFKNGDMVQPPRVERQTSNQVTVVNSSDLTLKFLKYLPIYRPGISALWRGLEIGMAHGYWLVGPFATLGSLGLLRNSNVGSLVGLLATGSFIVILTIGFSLYGTTSYERQQEIYSRSVSVATVAKVPQSINTVAEWSQFTEGFLIGGIGGAIFAYLLLTSVALFGAIAINSI comes from the coding sequence ATGACAGCAGTAATTGAAGATAGCCCATATAAGCAACAGATACCTGATGTTGGTTGGTGGGCTGGTAACTTTCGTCTCACTAATTTATCAGGAAAATTACTAGGCGCTCATGTTGCCCATTCTGCATTGATTTTGTTATGGGCTGGAGGGATGACGCTGTTTGAATTGTCGCGCTTCAATCCTAATGAGCCAATGTATGAGCAAGGGTTAATCATACTGCCTCATCTAGCGACTCTAGGTTTGGGTGTCGGTGCTGGTGGGCAAGTTATTAGCACCTATCCTTACTTCGTAATCAGTGTCTTGCATCTGATACCTTCAGTGATTCTGGCAGCTGGTGGTATTTACCACTCTCTGCTGGGGCCAGAGGTGTTACAAGATAATCCCACTTGGGCTGGCTTTTTTGGTTACGACTGGAAAGATAAGGACAAGATGACTACCATCTTGGGCATTCATCTAACGCTTTTAGGTTTGGGTGCTTTGGCTTTAGTTGCTAAGGCGATGTTTTGGGGTGGACTGTTTGATCCTTGGGCTGCTGGCGGTGGAGACGTAAGGGTAATCAATCATCCGACGCTCAACCCATTCCGCATCTTTGGCTATCTATTTGGGGCTTGGGGACCAGACGGATTAGCTGCTGTTGATAACTTGGAAGATGTTGTTGGCGGTCACATCTGGGTTGGTTTGATGTTAATTGGCGGTGGTATTTTCCACATCTTGACTAAGCCATTTGCTTGGGCACGCCGAGTTTTAATTTACTCAGGGGAAGCGTATTTATCTTACAGCATTGGTGCTGTAGCATACATGGGCTTTTTAGCAGCATACTTTGCATCAGTCAATAACACCGTCTATCCCGAAGTTTTTTATGGCCCAGTTAAAGCTATAGAAACTTCTGTTGGTATAGTTTCTGCTCGTGGTTGGTTGGTAACTTTCCATTTTGTCCTAGCGCTCATATTTCTGTTAGGTCACATTTGGCACGCTCTTCGCGCTCGTGCGATCGCAGCCGGATTTGATTTTAAAAATGGTGATATGGTTCAGCCTCCACGTGTAGAGCGCCAAACGAGTAATCAAGTAACCGTAGTCAATTCTTCCGATCTGACGCTGAAGTTTCTCAAATACTTGCCAATTTACCGCCCTGGTATATCTGCTCTGTGGCGGGGATTAGAAATTGGCATGGCTCATGGTTACTGGTTAGTTGGCCCCTTTGCGACATTAGGTTCATTAGGTTTATTACGCAATTCTAATGTGGGCAGCTTGGTTGGTTTACTAGCCACAGGCAGTTTTATTGTCATCCTGACAATTGGTTTTTCGCTTTATGGCACTACCAGCTACGAAAGACAGCAAGAAATCTATTCACGATCGGTTTCGGTTGCAACAGTTGCCAAAGTGCCACAGAGCATCAATACTGTCGCCGAATGGAGTCAATTTACTGAGGGCTTTTTGATTGGTGGAATTGGTGGAGCAATCTTCGCTTATCTGCTATTGACTAGTGTTGCTTTATTCGGTGCGATCGCAATCAACTCGATTTAA
- a CDS encoding amylo-alpha-1,6-glucosidase, with the protein MTPDTLITPEKIFLDGKTFIPAEQLPIPEWPCVVVERSQPTLTVKDDDLFFVTDTIGNISGCSLNDGNSSMGLFCCDTRFLNRLELQIEGRSPVLLSSTAEKGFSLSVLCTNPRIEERLKAETVGIRREIVLNGALFEEIEISNYSTTTVNFELTISFDADFLDLFEVRGYDREKRGRLLRLVEPTTEEGTSSHIDGVAPVPKEPSAYIEESLTLAYQGLDGSVMESRILFQHRQPDYFKGYTAVWQLELASHETQKLGYRVNMLRNNQSSSTVSAATTLGQAKAAEWMEEQHWVQQITRISSDKSTFNRVIERAEQDMYLLRQSFGKHKTVSAGVPWFSTLFGRDSLITASQSLMLNSQIAKETLILLATYQGKIDDEWREEEPGKILHELRLGEMARCQEIPHTPYYGTVDATPLWLLLYAEHYAWTNDQELLEQLWPNALAAMEWIDRNTKETSYLSYFRRSKRGLVNQGWKDSGDCIVDRKGELANGPIALCEVQAYVYAAKMRLSEIARMKKRLDLADRWQEEARNLKVRFNRDFWVEDQDFCALALDGDGKPVDSITSNPGHCLHLGLFTDEKAHSVAERLRAPDMFNGWGIRTLSSLSPAYNPMGYHIGSVWPHDNALIAMGLRSLGLIDQALEIFQGLFDMTQQQPYQRPPELFCGYERNGDNAPVQYPVACTPQAWATGSIFQLLQMMVNLVPDAQNNCLRIIDPALPESINRLSFHNLRVGPTILDLEFERSGTTTACRVARKRGNLRVVIEA; encoded by the coding sequence ATGACACCGGATACGCTAATCACCCCAGAAAAAATTTTTCTGGATGGAAAAACTTTTATTCCTGCCGAACAATTACCGATCCCTGAGTGGCCTTGTGTTGTGGTTGAAAGATCGCAACCGACACTAACGGTTAAAGATGATGATTTATTTTTTGTGACAGATACTATCGGGAATATTTCTGGCTGTTCCCTCAACGATGGCAATTCCAGTATGGGACTGTTTTGTTGTGATACGAGATTTCTCAATCGCTTGGAGTTACAAATTGAAGGGCGATCGCCTGTACTCCTCAGTAGTACTGCCGAAAAAGGGTTTTCACTCTCAGTTTTGTGTACCAACCCCAGAATTGAGGAACGCCTAAAAGCCGAGACTGTAGGAATTCGCCGAGAAATCGTGCTGAATGGAGCATTATTTGAAGAAATAGAAATATCTAACTACAGCACAACTACTGTCAATTTTGAACTAACCATCAGCTTTGATGCGGATTTTCTTGATTTATTTGAAGTCCGGGGCTATGACAGAGAAAAACGAGGTCGGCTTTTACGCCTAGTAGAACCGACGACTGAGGAAGGAACATCTTCTCACATCGATGGTGTTGCACCAGTACCTAAAGAGCCATCTGCCTATATAGAAGAATCCTTAACACTCGCCTATCAAGGTTTGGACGGCTCAGTGATGGAATCCCGGATTCTATTCCAGCATCGGCAACCAGACTATTTCAAAGGTTACACTGCGGTTTGGCAGCTAGAGTTGGCTTCTCACGAAACTCAAAAGCTGGGCTACCGAGTGAATATGTTGAGAAACAACCAGTCCAGTTCAACCGTGAGCGCCGCCACCACATTAGGACAGGCAAAAGCTGCTGAGTGGATGGAGGAGCAACACTGGGTACAACAAATTACCCGCATAAGCTCAGATAAGAGTACCTTCAATCGAGTGATTGAGCGGGCTGAACAAGATATGTATTTGTTGCGCCAGTCTTTTGGTAAGCATAAGACTGTTTCTGCGGGAGTACCTTGGTTTTCAACATTATTTGGGCGAGATTCGCTGATTACAGCTTCTCAAAGCCTGATGTTAAACTCGCAAATTGCCAAGGAAACTCTGATATTACTGGCGACATACCAAGGTAAAATTGACGACGAATGGCGCGAAGAAGAACCGGGTAAGATTTTGCACGAGTTACGTTTGGGAGAAATGGCTCGTTGTCAAGAAATTCCCCATACACCTTACTACGGTACAGTTGATGCCACTCCCTTGTGGCTGCTGCTTTATGCCGAACATTATGCTTGGACTAACGATCAAGAACTCCTAGAGCAACTTTGGCCCAATGCTCTAGCAGCAATGGAGTGGATCGATCGCAATACCAAAGAAACCAGCTACCTCAGCTACTTCCGTAGATCCAAACGCGGTCTTGTTAACCAAGGTTGGAAAGATTCCGGCGACTGTATCGTAGACCGCAAGGGAGAATTAGCCAACGGCCCAATTGCCCTGTGTGAGGTACAAGCTTACGTCTATGCTGCAAAAATGCGCCTATCAGAAATAGCTAGGATGAAGAAGCGGCTTGATTTGGCAGATCGTTGGCAAGAAGAGGCGAGAAATCTTAAGGTTCGTTTTAATCGGGATTTTTGGGTAGAAGATCAAGATTTCTGCGCTTTGGCTTTGGATGGAGATGGCAAGCCAGTAGACAGTATTACCTCAAATCCTGGTCATTGTCTACATTTGGGACTCTTCACAGACGAAAAAGCTCATAGTGTAGCAGAACGGTTGCGGGCACCAGATATGTTTAATGGTTGGGGTATTCGGACTTTGAGTAGTTTGTCACCCGCTTATAATCCGATGGGTTATCACATTGGTTCGGTTTGGCCTCATGATAACGCTCTGATTGCAATGGGATTGCGATCGCTCGGTCTTATCGATCAAGCCCTAGAAATATTCCAAGGTTTATTCGATATGACTCAGCAGCAGCCCTATCAACGTCCTCCAGAACTTTTCTGCGGCTACGAACGGAACGGTGATAATGCCCCTGTGCAGTATCCAGTTGCCTGCACTCCCCAAGCTTGGGCTACAGGTAGTATTTTTCAACTACTGCAAATGATGGTCAACTTAGTGCCTGACGCTCAAAATAACTGCTTGCGAATAATCGACCCGGCTTTGCCAGAATCGATTAATCGCCTATCATTTCATAATTTGCGAGTCGGCCCCACCATCCTCGATTTGGAATTCGAGCGTTCTGGGACTACAACTGCTTGTCGCGTTGCGAGAAAACGGGGCAATCTTCGAGTAGTTATTGAAGCTTAG
- a CDS encoding nuclear transport factor 2 family protein codes for MLWLSQWLVLATIFISLTFSTPLFASQSMNQQDIQILIEKAKDAWVAQDVDALTQLFTVDGELIVPGQCWRGQEKIREELTHFKQQYSDIKIDIQRIIIGENRAAVEWYYEDTEKATGRRNKADDVIVVDFKNGQISRWREYFDTQTPVNR; via the coding sequence ATGCTTTGGTTATCTCAATGGCTAGTGTTAGCAACTATATTTATTAGCTTAACTTTTAGCACACCTTTATTTGCCAGTCAGTCTATGAACCAACAAGATATCCAGATATTAATAGAAAAAGCTAAAGATGCATGGGTTGCTCAAGATGTCGATGCTCTTACACAATTGTTTACGGTTGATGGAGAACTAATCGTGCCTGGTCAATGCTGGCGTGGGCAAGAAAAAATTCGAGAAGAACTTACCCATTTTAAACAACAGTATTCAGATATCAAAATAGATATCCAGCGGATTATTATTGGAGAAAATCGGGCAGCAGTAGAGTGGTACTACGAAGATACGGAAAAGGCGACAGGTCGTCGTAATAAAGCTGATGACGTAATTGTTGTAGATTTCAAGAATGGTCAGATTAGTCGGTGGCGTGAATATTTTGACACACAAACACCAGTTAACAGATAG
- a CDS encoding chlorophyll a/b binding light-harvesting protein: protein MTTSTSPLSVEQDLTDSPWWAGNARLTSLSGKLLGAHVAHSGLIVFWAGAMTLFELAHFNPAEPMYTQGLILLPHLATQGWGVGAEGVVLDTYPYFVIGALHLISSAFLGFGGIFHSLRGPEKLEGRVPFFGYDWSDTGKMTTILGIHLVLLGCGAFLLVAKAMYFGGLYDPNVENVRVITNPTLNPAVIFGYLFGAIRKFWIAGVDNLEDVVGGHIWVGAMLIIGGLFHIATKPFSWTHPLFVWSGEAYLSYSLGALALMGFIATLFVSVNTTVYPEVFYGPALVVRQNIVPYFSSPDPDLVTARTWLANAHFWLAFFFLQGHIWHALRARGFDFRKGRVSQEAVIPQPIS from the coding sequence ATGACAACTTCTACAAGTCCGCTGTCGGTGGAGCAAGACCTTACTGACTCGCCTTGGTGGGCAGGTAACGCCAGACTCACCAGCTTATCAGGGAAATTACTAGGCGCTCACGTCGCTCATTCTGGTCTGATCGTTTTCTGGGCAGGAGCTATGACTTTATTTGAGCTAGCCCACTTTAATCCAGCAGAACCGATGTACACGCAAGGCTTAATTTTGTTACCTCACCTAGCTACACAAGGTTGGGGTGTAGGTGCAGAGGGTGTAGTTTTGGATACTTATCCCTATTTCGTAATCGGAGCTTTACATCTAATTTCCTCAGCCTTTTTGGGTTTCGGAGGAATCTTTCATTCCCTGCGTGGCCCAGAAAAATTGGAAGGTAGAGTTCCTTTCTTTGGCTACGACTGGTCAGACACGGGTAAAATGACCACAATCCTTGGTATACATCTGGTTTTACTGGGTTGTGGTGCATTCTTGCTAGTCGCCAAAGCAATGTACTTTGGGGGTTTGTACGACCCAAATGTTGAAAATGTGCGGGTAATTACAAATCCGACATTAAACCCAGCCGTCATTTTTGGTTATCTGTTTGGCGCAATTAGAAAATTCTGGATTGCTGGCGTTGACAACCTAGAAGACGTGGTTGGTGGACATATTTGGGTTGGTGCAATGTTGATTATTGGTGGACTTTTCCACATAGCTACTAAGCCCTTTAGTTGGACGCATCCACTATTTGTTTGGTCTGGAGAAGCTTACCTTTCTTACAGTCTGGGCGCTTTGGCACTGATGGGCTTTATTGCAACTCTGTTTGTATCGGTAAACACCACTGTTTATCCTGAAGTTTTTTATGGGCCGGCGCTTGTAGTTAGACAGAATATCGTGCCGTACTTTTCATCACCTGACCCTGACCTTGTAACTGCTCGGACTTGGTTAGCTAATGCCCATTTTTGGTTAGCTTTCTTCTTTCTCCAAGGTCATATCTGGCACGCCTTGCGGGCGCGTGGGTTCGATTTTCGCAAAGGTAGGGTGAGTCAGGAGGCGGTAATTCCGCAACCAATTAGCTAA
- a CDS encoding Uma2 family endonuclease: protein MNPVTTTLPSTLKLKIDLTDEQFFQMCQKNSNYRFERTASGEILIMPPTGSDTGRRNVKITTQLDIWNSESSLGEVFDSSTGFTLPNGAERSPDVSWVKIERWNALTPEQQEKFAPICPDFVVELRSRTDSLKELQEKMQEYIENGTQLGWLIDRKNNRVEIYRPGKDVEVLDNPASLSGENVLPGFVLDLQQIM, encoded by the coding sequence ATGAACCCTGTTACAACCACTTTACCTTCTACACTCAAATTAAAAATTGACTTGACTGATGAGCAATTTTTCCAAATGTGTCAGAAAAATAGTAATTATAGATTTGAGCGCACAGCATCAGGGGAAATATTAATTATGCCACCTACAGGTAGTGACACTGGCAGACGTAATGTTAAAATTACCACTCAATTAGATATTTGGAACTCTGAGAGTAGTTTAGGCGAAGTTTTTGACTCTTCAACTGGTTTCACCCTACCCAATGGTGCAGAACGTTCTCCTGATGTTTCTTGGGTGAAAATTGAGCGATGGAATGCTTTAACCCCAGAACAACAAGAAAAATTTGCCCCGATTTGTCCTGATTTTGTAGTAGAGTTGCGTTCTCGTACTGATTCCTTGAAAGAATTGCAAGAGAAAATGCAGGAGTATATCGAAAATGGTACTCAATTAGGCTGGTTAATTGACCGGAAAAACAACCGAGTGGAAATTTATCGTCCAGGTAAAGATGTAGAGGTATTAGACAATCCTGCTAGTTTATCAGGAGAAAATGTACTACCTGGGTTTGTGTTAGATTTACAGCAGATTATGTAG
- a CDS encoding RusA family crossover junction endodeoxyribonuclease, producing the protein MTRFEFIVDGPPVSQQARKRGKGNRLQDWKKTVRQEAEKYWSSEQKTASGLVMLQITYFYDSVQIDIDNIVKPIQDAIKGLAYVDDNQVSDLLVRKRNLSGNFRIENMTSTLAEGFARGNEFLHIVVINASNQEVLT; encoded by the coding sequence TTGACCAGATTTGAGTTCATAGTAGATGGGCCACCAGTATCACAACAGGCTCGTAAGCGCGGTAAGGGCAATCGGCTTCAAGATTGGAAAAAGACAGTGCGACAAGAGGCTGAAAAATACTGGTCTTCGGAACAAAAAACAGCTAGTGGTTTGGTTATGCTCCAGATAACCTATTTCTATGATTCTGTTCAAATAGATATAGATAATATAGTGAAGCCTATTCAAGATGCAATTAAAGGATTAGCCTACGTCGATGATAATCAAGTAAGCGATCTCCTAGTTAGAAAGAGGAATTTGTCAGGTAACTTTAGAATAGAAAACATGACCTCGACATTGGCTGAAGGTTTTGCCCGTGGCAATGAGTTCTTACATATTGTCGTAATTAATGCTTCTAACCAGGAGGTACTTACCTGA
- a CDS encoding photosystem I reaction center subunit II PsaD, with protein MAETLSGQTPLFAGSTGGLLNKAVVEEKYAITWTSPKEQVFELPTGGAAIMRKGENLLHIARKEYGIFLGGQQLRKLKITDYKIYRILPNGETTLLHPADGVFPEKVNEGREKVRYVPRSIGQNPSQAQLKFSGKATHDV; from the coding sequence ATGGCAGAAACACTCTCTGGACAAACCCCGCTATTTGCTGGCAGCACTGGTGGTTTGTTAAACAAAGCAGTAGTTGAAGAAAAGTACGCTATCACTTGGACTAGCCCAAAAGAGCAAGTATTTGAATTGCCTACAGGTGGTGCTGCTATTATGCGGAAAGGTGAAAACCTGCTGCATATAGCTCGTAAAGAATATGGCATCTTTTTGGGCGGTCAGCAACTCCGTAAACTCAAAATCACAGATTACAAAATTTACCGGATTTTACCCAACGGAGAAACTACCTTACTTCACCCAGCCGATGGCGTCTTCCCCGAAAAGGTGAATGAAGGTCGTGAAAAAGTGCGTTATGTCCCACGCAGCATTGGGCAAAACCCCAGTCAAGCACAACTCAAGTTTAGTGGTAAAGCTACCCACGACGTATAG
- a CDS encoding DICT sensory domain-containing protein gives MSISTSVLSDLLKSLPYLRPQLYFKASLTALSHAMEDQVLAATLAQPLVIASFQRERFYRQEAHRYLRLALRSNQIYVLSAPETDFTNSSEDYEKVAFEPTDGLSQEWHLVVIADNYATCLVCRENLGSLAKNKQLPELSPNLDIDTARRFEGIWTSERGVSLKAAELLLDRILVYRPELTNKIQQARQRFGIGEPRNHSGAEQDNEYACDIDTDPFVQRLVTYLQASQYKLHKAYRSIAAQARKERLVNSISTAIRRSLDPHEVLEVAAQELGQHLEACRCLIYRAQATDSQAIIEHEFLTPGVLSVCGQTWELEKNSLFRDIVEQGEGVCVSDTLSDPRVTKSPGLSTIAKKFAIRSWLMEPVFYQGRLLGIVELHYCRMPPHECQPGELDLIEAIATQVGAALIQAEAYANLEELNQQLEALDRTRSNLIAITGHELRTPLSTIQVCLESLASEPDMPLELQQIMLNTALSDSERMRKLVQDFLTLSNLESGRVEWHPESLTLQECVDLALSRNRTRSSMEKPPQIKTQIAENLPLVRADGDWLVEVLAKLMDNALKFTPPQGEITIKAIYNSRQMVEVTVADTGRGIEPNRLEIVFDRFYQEEGALRRTTGGTGLGLAICRQIVNGWGGQIWAESTGKDQGSQFHFTIPIVQSSQEEKRTKVKSK, from the coding sequence ATGAGCATTTCGACTTCTGTGCTGAGTGATCTGCTAAAGTCCCTACCCTACTTGCGGCCCCAGCTATATTTTAAGGCTTCACTAACGGCGCTCTCCCACGCGATGGAAGATCAAGTTTTGGCTGCGACTTTAGCACAACCCCTTGTAATTGCTAGTTTCCAGCGAGAGCGATTCTACCGCCAAGAAGCTCATCGCTACCTGCGATTAGCCTTGCGAAGTAACCAAATATACGTATTATCTGCTCCAGAAACGGATTTCACCAACAGTTCGGAAGACTACGAAAAAGTGGCTTTTGAGCCAACAGATGGCTTAAGTCAGGAGTGGCATTTGGTAGTGATCGCTGACAATTATGCTACTTGTCTGGTTTGCCGAGAAAACCTTGGTTCTCTTGCCAAAAACAAGCAACTACCGGAACTAAGCCCTAATCTGGATATAGACACAGCCCGAAGATTTGAGGGAATTTGGACATCGGAAAGGGGAGTTAGCCTCAAAGCAGCCGAATTGCTGTTAGATAGGATTTTGGTTTACAGACCAGAACTGACAAATAAAATTCAACAGGCACGTCAGAGGTTTGGCATCGGGGAGCCGCGAAACCACTCTGGAGCCGAACAGGACAATGAATATGCCTGTGACATTGATACAGATCCCTTTGTGCAACGCTTAGTAACTTATTTGCAAGCTAGTCAATACAAATTGCACAAAGCTTACCGTTCTATTGCTGCCCAAGCACGAAAAGAACGATTAGTCAACTCAATTAGTACTGCCATTCGGCGATCGCTCGATCCTCACGAAGTTCTCGAAGTGGCGGCACAAGAATTAGGGCAACACCTAGAAGCTTGTCGGTGTTTAATTTACCGCGCTCAAGCCACAGATAGCCAAGCGATAATTGAACACGAGTTTTTGACTCCCGGTGTTTTATCTGTTTGTGGGCAAACCTGGGAGTTAGAGAAAAATTCTTTATTTCGGGACATCGTAGAACAAGGCGAAGGTGTTTGTGTAAGCGATACGCTGAGTGACCCTCGCGTTACCAAATCGCCAGGACTTTCCACGATCGCCAAAAAGTTTGCTATTCGTTCTTGGCTGATGGAACCAGTGTTCTATCAGGGGCGATTATTGGGAATTGTGGAGTTACATTACTGCCGGATGCCACCGCACGAGTGCCAACCTGGGGAATTGGATTTGATAGAAGCGATCGCTACCCAAGTAGGAGCAGCTCTCATCCAAGCGGAAGCTTACGCTAACCTAGAAGAACTTAACCAGCAGCTAGAAGCCCTAGACCGTACCCGCAGCAACCTCATAGCCATCACCGGACACGAACTGCGTACCCCCCTATCCACAATTCAAGTGTGCCTGGAAAGTCTCGCTAGCGAACCGGATATGCCCTTAGAGTTGCAGCAGATCATGCTCAACACCGCTCTTTCCGACTCGGAACGGATGCGAAAACTGGTACAAGATTTCCTTACACTTTCCAACTTGGAAAGCGGCCGGGTGGAATGGCATCCAGAATCCCTCACCTTACAAGAATGTGTGGATTTAGCACTCAGCCGAAATCGCACGCGTTCCTCAATGGAAAAGCCGCCCCAAATCAAGACTCAAATTGCCGAAAATCTACCTTTAGTAAGAGCTGACGGTGATTGGCTAGTCGAGGTACTGGCAAAACTCATGGATAATGCTTTGAAATTTACGCCACCCCAAGGAGAAATCACGATTAAAGCGATTTACAACAGCCGTCAAATGGTCGAGGTGACTGTGGCTGACACTGGACGCGGCATTGAACCAAATCGTTTAGAAATAGTTTTTGACCGCTTCTATCAAGAAGAGGGAGCGCTGCGCCGCACCACTGGTGGGACTGGGCTTGGTTTAGCAATTTGCCGTCAAATTGTTAATGGCTGGGGTGGGCAAATTTGGGCAGAGTCAACTGGTAAAGACCAAGGTAGTCAGTTTCACTTCACCATCCCGATTGTTCAGAGTAGCCAAGAGGAAAAGCGGACAAAAGTCAAGAGTAAATAG